One Amorphoplanes digitatis genomic window carries:
- a CDS encoding ABC transporter, whose product MPSADEARRIGTALVSQLDDYLLPRLARLDAPLLVVVGGSTGAGKSTLVNSLVRAPVSTAGVLRPTTRSPVLVSHPSDSSWFRTGRLLPGLVRTAEVSSDPRALQLVSAPALGAGLAFLDAPDIDSVVEGNRQLAAQLLAAADLWLFVTTAARYADAVPWELLTTARLRGTVIALVLDRVPPEAAGEVTTHLGEMLAARDMDAAPLFVLPESTLDGQGLLPETAMRPLRDWFAQLAADSDARATVVRQTLNGALAALGPAVAGLADAADEQALAAQALEERVTAAYRTGRRTIEAGLQDGRLLRGEVLARWQEFIGTGEFLRALESRVGQLRDKVVAAVTGRPAPGRNLQAALETQLVTLLRGVAADAAEQAYSAWQAHPAGAALLEPGLQKASADLPQRAERVVRDWQQFVLELVRSEAGDKRTLARGTAYAVNGVGLTVMVAVFTTTAFIPTGAELAVGAGTTIAAQKVLEALFGDQAIRTLAARAREELLKRIDVLLEKEAARYTDRTGAARLELEPGTALRRAAADVERAREEVALTGTPS is encoded by the coding sequence ATGCCGTCGGCGGACGAGGCGCGGCGGATCGGCACCGCCCTGGTGTCGCAGTTGGACGACTACCTGCTGCCGCGCCTGGCCCGGCTCGACGCGCCGCTGCTGGTCGTCGTCGGCGGCTCCACCGGCGCGGGCAAGTCCACCCTGGTCAACAGCCTGGTCCGGGCGCCCGTCAGCACCGCCGGCGTGCTGCGCCCGACGACCCGTTCGCCGGTCCTGGTCAGCCACCCGTCCGACTCGTCCTGGTTCCGCACCGGCCGGCTCCTGCCGGGCCTCGTCCGTACGGCCGAGGTCTCCTCGGACCCGCGGGCGCTGCAACTGGTCTCCGCGCCCGCGCTCGGCGCCGGCCTGGCCTTCCTCGACGCCCCGGACATCGACTCGGTCGTCGAGGGGAACCGGCAGCTGGCCGCCCAGCTCCTCGCCGCGGCCGACCTGTGGCTGTTCGTCACGACCGCCGCGCGCTACGCGGACGCCGTGCCGTGGGAGCTGCTGACCACCGCCCGGCTGCGCGGCACGGTCATCGCGCTGGTGCTGGACCGGGTTCCGCCCGAGGCCGCCGGCGAGGTCACCACGCACCTCGGCGAGATGCTCGCCGCCCGCGACATGGACGCCGCGCCGCTGTTCGTGCTGCCGGAGTCCACGCTGGACGGGCAGGGGCTGTTGCCGGAGACCGCGATGCGGCCGCTGCGCGACTGGTTCGCACAGCTCGCGGCCGACTCCGACGCGCGCGCGACCGTCGTCCGGCAGACGCTCAACGGCGCGCTGGCCGCGCTGGGCCCGGCCGTGGCCGGGCTCGCCGACGCCGCGGACGAGCAGGCCCTCGCGGCACAGGCGCTGGAGGAGCGGGTGACCGCGGCCTACCGCACCGGCCGCCGCACGATTGAGGCCGGCCTACAGGACGGGCGCCTGCTCCGCGGTGAGGTGCTGGCCCGATGGCAGGAGTTCATCGGCACCGGCGAGTTCCTCCGTGCCCTGGAGTCGCGGGTCGGCCAGCTGCGCGACAAGGTCGTCGCGGCGGTCACCGGCCGCCCGGCGCCCGGGCGCAACCTGCAGGCGGCCCTGGAGACCCAGCTGGTCACCCTGCTGCGCGGGGTCGCCGCGGACGCCGCGGAGCAGGCGTACTCGGCGTGGCAGGCGCACCCGGCCGGTGCGGCGCTGCTGGAGCCGGGCCTCCAGAAGGCCTCCGCAGACCTGCCGCAGCGCGCCGAGCGGGTGGTTCGCGACTGGCAGCAGTTCGTGCTCGAACTGGTGCGCAGCGAGGCCGGCGACAAGCGGACCCTCGCGCGCGGCACCGCGTACGCGGTGAACGGTGTCGGCCTGACCGTGATGGTCGCCGTCTTCACCACGACCGCGTTCATACCGACCGGCGCCGAGCTTGCCGTCGGCGCGGGCACCACGATCGCCGCGCAGAAGGTGCTCGAGGCGCTCTTCGGCGACCAGGCGATCCGCACCCTGGCCGCCCGGGCACGCGAGGAGCTTCTCAAGCGGATCGACGTGCTGCTGGAGAAGGAGGCGGCCCGTTACACGGACCGCACCGGTGCCGCGCGGCTGGAACTGGAACCGGGCACCGCCCTCCGGCGGGCCGCGGCCGATGTGGAGCGTGCCAGGGAGGAAGTCGCGTTGACCGGGACGCCGTCATGA
- a CDS encoding GTPase produces MSLVERVKNTVSRDDRVDPEQLVTRLDALRRFLRVTDPYLPDNDLVAAHTLVERAGSRLALSQDHTVVALAGSTGSGKSSLFNALARLKLSPVGVRRPTTGVAHACVWGPLGPANKLLDWVGVLPRQRYIRESALDGDDEATLHGLVLLDLPDFDSIERGHRLEVDRLLGLVDQVVWVVDPQKYGDRILHNAYLRQFKQHSDITIVVLNQADRLSPGDTEIVLTDLRRLLTEDGMTDVPAMATSAKQPGMLTELRAALEKTVAERQSALRRLAGDLDQVAEQLGVTIGPPAAEDEVDRATVRQLSEALAASAGVPAVASATTGAYRHRAVASTGWPLVRGVRKLRPDPLKRLHLSTEKPAPSTDLVPVSRTSLPEADAAQKSAVGLSVRAVAARAAAPIPEVWAPALNAAARSRLGDLPDALDRAVARTDLGMSRKPYWWTAVGLLQWLFTVSAVVGLGWLIAGYVVRILGLPAFDNPKVGAVPLPTLLLLGGLLFGALLALLIHPIIDLGAKRAGRRAEQRLRVSVTEVAREYVVAPVREVLNSYAQAREALTVVRSE; encoded by the coding sequence ATGAGCCTCGTCGAGCGGGTCAAGAACACCGTGTCGCGCGACGACCGGGTGGATCCCGAGCAGCTTGTCACGCGGCTCGACGCCCTGCGGCGCTTCCTGCGCGTGACCGACCCGTACCTGCCGGACAACGATCTGGTCGCCGCGCACACGCTTGTCGAGCGGGCGGGCAGCCGGCTCGCGCTCTCGCAGGACCACACGGTCGTCGCCCTCGCCGGCAGCACCGGCAGCGGCAAGTCCAGCCTGTTCAACGCGCTCGCCCGGCTGAAGCTCTCGCCGGTCGGCGTGCGGCGGCCGACGACCGGCGTCGCGCACGCCTGCGTCTGGGGCCCGCTCGGCCCGGCGAACAAGCTGCTGGACTGGGTGGGCGTGCTGCCGCGGCAGCGCTACATCCGGGAGAGCGCCCTCGACGGCGACGACGAGGCCACGCTGCACGGGCTCGTCCTGCTCGACCTGCCCGACTTCGACTCGATCGAGCGCGGGCACCGGCTCGAGGTCGACCGCCTGCTCGGCCTCGTCGACCAGGTGGTCTGGGTGGTCGACCCGCAGAAGTACGGCGACCGGATCCTGCACAACGCCTACCTGCGGCAGTTCAAGCAGCACAGCGACATCACGATCGTCGTGCTCAACCAGGCGGACCGGCTCTCGCCCGGCGACACCGAGATCGTCCTCACCGACCTGCGGCGGCTGCTCACCGAGGACGGCATGACCGACGTCCCCGCGATGGCGACCTCCGCGAAGCAGCCCGGCATGCTGACCGAGCTGCGCGCGGCCCTGGAGAAGACGGTCGCCGAACGACAGTCGGCGCTGCGCCGCCTCGCCGGCGACCTCGACCAGGTCGCCGAGCAGCTCGGGGTGACGATCGGCCCGCCGGCCGCGGAGGACGAGGTCGACCGCGCGACGGTGCGGCAGCTCAGCGAGGCGCTCGCCGCCTCGGCGGGCGTGCCGGCGGTGGCGTCGGCGACCACGGGCGCGTACCGGCACCGGGCGGTCGCCAGCACCGGCTGGCCGCTGGTCCGAGGGGTACGCAAGCTGCGGCCGGACCCGCTCAAGCGCCTGCACCTGTCGACCGAGAAGCCCGCGCCGTCGACCGACCTCGTACCCGTATCGCGCACCTCCCTGCCGGAGGCCGACGCGGCGCAGAAGTCCGCGGTCGGTCTGTCCGTGCGCGCCGTGGCCGCGCGGGCGGCCGCGCCGATCCCCGAGGTCTGGGCACCCGCGCTGAACGCCGCGGCCCGGTCCCGGCTGGGCGACCTGCCCGACGCGCTCGACCGGGCCGTCGCCCGCACCGACCTTGGCATGAGCCGCAAGCCGTACTGGTGGACCGCGGTCGGGCTGCTCCAGTGGCTGTTCACCGTCTCCGCGGTCGTCGGCCTGGGCTGGCTCATCGCCGGTTACGTGGTGCGCATCCTCGGCCTGCCGGCGTTCGACAACCCCAAGGTCGGCGCGGTGCCGCTGCCGACGTTGCTGCTGCTCGGCGGCCTGCTGTTCGGCGCGTTGCTGGCGTTGCTGATTCACCCGATCATCGACCTGGGCGCCAAGCGGGCCGGCCGGCGGGCCGAGCAGCGGCTGCGCGTCTCGGTCACCGAGGTGGCACGCGAGTACGTTGTCGCGCCGGTCCGCGAGGTGCTGAACTCCTACGCGCAGGCGCGTGAGGCGTTGACCGTCGTCCGTTCGGAATAG